In Pseudomonas sp. FP1742, the DNA window GCCGTCAGCAAGCCCTGGCGTTCGATGAAGGCGATGATTTCTTCAAGGCCCTGGCCGGTTTTCTGGTTGCTGAAGACAAACGGCTTGCCGTTGCGCATGCGTTGGGTGTCGCTGTCCATCATCTCCAGCGACGCGCCCACCAGTGGGGCCAGGTCGATCTTGTTGATCACCAGCAAGTCGGATTTGCAGATCCCCGGCCCGCCTTTGCGCGGCAGCTTGTCGCCGGCCGAGACATCGATCACGTAAATGGTCAGGTCGGACAGTTCCGGGCTGAAGGTGGCCGAGAGGTTGTCGCCCCCGGACTCCACCAGAATCAGGTCCAGCCCCGGAAAGCGCCGGTTCAGTTGATCCACGGCTTCGAGGTTGATCGAGGCATCTTCGCGGATCGCCGTGTGCGGGCAGCCGCCGGTTTCCACGCCGATGATCCGCTCCGGCGCCAAGGCTTCGTTGCGCACCAGAAAGTCGGCGTCTTCGCGGGTGTAGATGTCGTTGGTCACGACGGCCAGGTTGTAGCGTTCGCGCAGGGCCAGGCACAGGGCCAGGGTCAGGGCGGTTTTGCCGGAGCCGACCGGGCCGCCGATGCCGACGCGCAGGGGTTGTGTGTTCATGTGCTTCTCCAAACTAAAAGGCCCTAGGAACGGAACAGACGGCTGTACTGGCGCTCATGGGCCATGCACGCCAGGGACAGGCCGAAAGCGGCACTGCCGAAGTGTTCGGGATTGATTCGGGTGGCGTCTTGCTGCGCCTGTTGCAGCAACGGCAGCAGTTCGC includes these proteins:
- the ureG gene encoding urease accessory protein UreG, which translates into the protein MNTQPLRVGIGGPVGSGKTALTLALCLALRERYNLAVVTNDIYTREDADFLVRNEALAPERIIGVETGGCPHTAIREDASINLEAVDQLNRRFPGLDLILVESGGDNLSATFSPELSDLTIYVIDVSAGDKLPRKGGPGICKSDLLVINKIDLAPLVGASLEMMDSDTQRMRNGKPFVFSNQKTGQGLEEIIAFIERQGLLTAA